Proteins encoded by one window of Cloeon dipterum chromosome 2, ieCloDipt1.1, whole genome shotgun sequence:
- the LOC135936181 gene encoding zinc metalloproteinase nas-1-like, with protein MMNATCLKFRAKTDADTAFVTIRNNDTGCYGGYGYTGDKVVVNLASDCYGDTSTLIHEMMHVLGFDHEQTRYDRDMYLEVQWENIQAGQEHNFQKYPRTKAYPRYPYDLSSVMQYFLTAFGVGGRPTMILTDSSIDENSVGNANSMSRSDILRMRSAYKCDFNGESGGIGRLDYKFEESKFAKNNFFF; from the exons ATGATGAACGCCACGTGCCTAAAATTCCGGGCAAAAACCGATGCTGACACAGCCTTTGTGACTATCCGAAACAACGACACTGGCTGCTATGGTGGATACGGCTATACCGGCGACAAAGTCGTCGTGAACCTGGCCAGTGATTGCTACGGAGAT acgTCGACCTTGATCCATGAAATGATGCACGTATTGGGCTTCGATCATGAGCAAACTAG ATACGACCGAGACATGTACCTAGAGGTCCAATGGGAGAACATCCAAGCTGGTCAGGAGCACAACTTCCAAAAATACCCTCGCACAAAAGCATACCCAAGATACCCTTACGACCTTTCTAGTGTGATGCAGTATTTCCTAACAGCATTTGGAGTTGGCGGCCGACCCACCATGATCTTAACA GATTCCTCCATTGACGAAAACAGCGTAGGCAACGCAAATTCAATGTCTAGATCTGACATCCTAAGAATGCGATCAGCCTATAAATGCGACTTCAACGGTGAAAGCGGTGGCATCGGACGGTTggattataaatttgaagagTCCAAATTcgctaaaaacaattttttcttttaa